The Acidobacteriota bacterium genome contains the following window.
GCGTGGCGACGGTCACGATGTCGCGCGCGAGCTCGACGCGCCCGGCGATCGTGTGGCGGAAGCCGATCGTCGTGCTCTCGCGGAAGAGGATGGCGGCGACGCTGCCGAACCTGTTCTCCGGGACGATGATGGTGACGAGCGTGCCCGGGCGGTTCTTCTTCATGAGGACGGGCGTGTAGAAGACCTCGAGCGCGCCGCCCGCGAAGAGGCGCTCCATGAGGTAGCCGTACCCCTGCGGGTTCATGTCGTCCACGGTGCACTCGAGGACCGACACCTCCTCGCGGAGCTCCTTGACCACCGTCGACTCGCCGAGGATCGCGCGCAGAAGGTTGGGGTGGTCGGCGTACTCCCGCGTCCCCGCTCCGTAGCCGATCTCGCGCACGGTCATCGGCGGGAGGGGGCCGAACGACACGGCGAGCGTCGTCACGAGCGCGGCCCCCGTGGGGGTGACCAGCTCCCCCTCCACGGGTCCGGCCGAGACGGGGACTCCCTTCACCAGCGCGGCGGTCGCCGGCGCCGGGACCGGGAAGGTCCCGTGCTCCATCGTCACGGTGCCGCTCCCCAGTCGGAGCGGGGAGGCGTGGAGCCGCCCGTCGGCGCCGAGCACTTCGCGCAGCGCGATCACCGAGCCGACGATGTCGACGATCGCGTCCACCGCCCCCACCTCGTGGAGGTGGACCCTCTCGACGGGCACCCTGTGGATGCGGGCCTCGACCTCGATCAGCCGGCGGAACACGGCGAGCGATTTCACGCGCACGGCGTCCTCGAATCCGGCGTCCTCGATGATCTTCCTGATCTCGCTCCACCCGCGGTGCGCGTGCCCGCGGCCCACGCGCACGTCGAACTTGGTCCCCGAGATCCCCTGGCGCGAGACGCGGCGCGCGGAGAGCTCGTACCCGCGCAGGGGAAGGGCCGCCAGCTTCCTGCGGATCGTCCCGAGGTCGACGCCCAGATCGATGAGGGCGCCGAGGAGCATGTCTCCGGCGATCCCGGAGAAGCAGTCGAGGTACAGGAGCTTCACGTCGCCTCCTGGAAAATGCGTGAACTATCTGTAGGCGGGATACTTAGGGGCGCAAGCCTAGGCGCATTCCCCCGGGGCTGTCAAGCCGCGCGGGCGGCGGACTACAATCGGGCCTATGACCTCTCCATCCAGCGAAAGCGCGGTCGAGATCACACGGGGCGAGATCGTCGAGTGCGCCCACGCCGCGGCGATCGCCGTCGCGCATCCCGACGGCCGCCTCGAGGCGACCCTGGGCGACCCCGAGCGCATCATCTTCCTGCGGTCGGCCGCCAAGCCGTTCCAGGCGGCCGCCGTCCTCGAGGCCGGCATCGCCGAACGCTACGGCCTCCTTCCGCCCGAGATTGCGCTCATCAGCTCGTCCCACGCGGGCG
Protein-coding sequences here:
- the larC gene encoding nickel pincer cofactor biosynthesis protein LarC; amino-acid sequence: MKLLYLDCFSGIAGDMLLGALIDLGVDLGTIRRKLAALPLRGYELSARRVSRQGISGTKFDVRVGRGHAHRGWSEIRKIIEDAGFEDAVRVKSLAVFRRLIEVEARIHRVPVERVHLHEVGAVDAIVDIVGSVIALREVLGADGRLHASPLRLGSGTVTMEHGTFPVPAPATAALVKGVPVSAGPVEGELVTPTGAALVTTLAVSFGPLPPMTVREIGYGAGTREYADHPNLLRAILGESTVVKELREEVSVLECTVDDMNPQGYGYLMERLFAGGALEVFYTPVLMKKNRPGTLVTIIVPENRFGSVAAILFRESTTIGFRHTIAGRVELARDIVTVATPFGPVRMKISSLDGVTTQAHPEYEDCRKLASTRDVPLKEVQAAAVDAYRASRPAAARAARPATPRKRKAKR